One part of the Andrena cerasifolii isolate SP2316 chromosome 4, iyAndCera1_principal, whole genome shotgun sequence genome encodes these proteins:
- the LOC143368617 gene encoding nephrin isoform X2: MPAKCIIRPTAAARAIIQGTAELPCDIRPPRPNDSAILVVWYKSDVTPIYSYDMRDKHSEKDSHWNDKDHLNDRALFRTTTEPATLNINHIEGRDEGEYRCRVDFAKSPTRNSRIHLTVIVPPQKPNIIDEHGKTIPTVAGPYEEGGDMKLQCLVSGGRPEPKVRWWRGEMLLDSKDEQGEFPALRRNTLTVRQLSRADLHAVFTCQASNNNISQPVSASVAIEMYLKPLNVMILSNDHAPLSADRIYDINCITIGSRPPAKLSWYMDGRKLNNCTEKVSPDGNMTSSTLLLKPTSLSHDKVIACRAENTKIQRDMAEDTWKLNVFFPPMLHLELGSNMNPDDIEEGDDVYFECKVNANPSPYKVVWKHNGNVIQNNAKNGVIVQQYGLALREVHRSQAGNYTCIASNVEGDGYSNNVELKIMYKPICVSEQKHIYGVTRYEDARVICRVEAYPPPDSFRWTFNNTEEMVDVPQARYKNSTRQTESVLIYRPVTEMDYGTVFCWASNTAGQQKNACVFHIIPAGKPESPYNCTLSNQTTESLSVECSAGFDGGQPQHFLLELFDQHTGKLQASIISKENVAFTVHDLESGKVLNMALYAVNAKGRSEPTILEGFTLKAAEKQTGTPIPFEITPLLGGLIGVVTALLLVTIAILAAMKIRSEKRTQRPSDLTKKKGTAPSAEDLYDTDDRNPDVVPINKGSDYQLTGSISGTPLATQNTPDGLPTSALSVQRVNNLQGFQPYSHDYSNYSTLPLSGEITYADLCLTRPTTLSTLTTDTKLTTISGDHSLSTIQSYGSGINIGSKPCIKEGTIYACIDHNSKPSKVDVSNASSCAITPLSSKSTFQECNVSTINSKHHPAREVVTVRTPLISTQESCV; encoded by the exons ATGCCCGCAAAATGTATCATTA gaccaacagcagcagcaagaGCGATTATTCAGGGTACAGCGGAATTGCCATGTGACATCCGTCCGCCACGTCCAAATGACTCGGCAATATTGGTAGTCTGGTACAAAAGCGATGTAACACCTATCTACAG ttACGATATGAGGGACAAGCATTCTGAGAAAGATTCTCATTGGAACGATAAAGACCATCTGAACGATCGAGCGTTGTTCAGGACAACCACAGAACCAGCTACCTTAAATATAAATCACATCGAAGGAAGAGATGAAGGTGAATACAGGTGTCGAGTAGATTTTGCTAAGAGCCCCACTAGAAATTCAAGGATCCATTTGACAGTGATAG TACCACCACAAAAACCAAATATTATTGATGAACATGGGAAAACTATACCAACAGTAGCAGGTCCATACGAAGAAGGCGGGGATATGAAATTGCAGTGCCTAGTCTCTGGTG GTCGCCCCGAACCAAAAGTAAGATGGTGGCGTGGGGAAATGCTTCTCGATTCCAAAGATGAACAAGGAGAATTCCCTGCTCTTCGAAGGAATACTCTTACAGTCAGACAACTCTCACGAGCTGATCTTCATGCAGTTTTTACATGCCAAGCCTCGAACAACAATATCAGTCAACCTGTATCTGCCTCCGTAGCTATCGAAATGTACC TGAAACCATTAAACGTGATGATACTTAGCAATGATCACGCGCCTCTCAGCGCTGATCGAATATATGATATAAACTGCATAACGATTGGTTCAAGACCACCAGCTAAATTATCCTGGTACATGGATGGAAGAAAATTGAATAACTGTACAGAAAAG gtGTCACCGGACGGCAACATGACGAGCTCGACGCTATTATTGAAACCAACGTCACTCAGTCATGACAAGGTAATTGCTTGTCGGGcggaaaatacgaaaattcaGCGGGATATGGCGGAGGACACATGGAAATTGAACGTTTTCT TTCCTCCAATGTTACACCTGGAGTTGGGCTCGAACATGAATCCAGATGATATTGAAGAAGGCGATGATGTCTATTTTGAATGTAAAGTGAATGCCAATCCCAGTCCTTATAAAGTAGTATGGAAACATAAT GGAAATGTCATTCAGAATAATGCAAAGAATGGTGTCATAGTGCAACAGTATGGTTTAGCTTTGAGGGAAGTCCATCGTTCCCAAGCTGGGAATTATACTTGTATTGCCAGCAATGTTGAGGGAGATGGTTATAGCAATAACGTCGAACTTAAGATTATGT ACAAACCTATATGCGTATCAGAGCAGAAGCATATCTATGGAGTAACACGTTATGAAGATGCTCGAGTAATATGCAGGGTTGAAGCATATCCACCACCAGATAGCTTCCGCTGGACTTTCAATAATACTGAAGAAATGGTAGATGTACCGcaagcgcgatataaaaattCGACGCGTCAAACTGAGAGCGTTCTCATATACCGACCAGTCACGGAAATGGATTATGGGACAGTATTTTGCTGGGCAAGTAACACTGCCGGTCAACAGAAGAATGCTTGCGTGTTTCATATTATCCCAGCAG GAAAGCCTGAATCCCCATACAATTGTACGTTGTCCAACCAGACAACTGAGTCACTCTCAGTGGAATGTTCTGCTGGTTTCGACGGCGGTCAGCCCCAGCATTTTCTGCTTGAACTTTTCGATCAACACACAGGAAAACTTCAAGCCAGCATCATATCCAAAGAAAATGTAGCCTTTACAGTTCATGATTTAGAATCAGGCAAAGTTCTCAATATGGCTTTGTATGCGGTGAACGCAAAAGGAAGAAGCGAGCCCACAATTTTGGAAGGATTTACTTTGAAAGCTGCGGAGAAGCAAACTG GCACTCCGATACCATTCGAGATCACTCCACTATTGGGGGGTTTGATCGGAGTGGTTACCGCATTGTTGTTGGTTACCATCGCTATCTTGGCAGCTATGAAAATCAGGAGTGAAAAAAGAACTCAAAGGCCAAGTGATTTAACCAAGAAAAAAGGCACCGCACCTAGTGCCGAAGATCTTTACGATACTGATGATAGAAACCCAGATGTTGTGCCAATAAATAAAG gttcagactaTCAATTGACGGGATCAATATCTGGCACTCCTTTGGCTACACAAAATACACCCGATGGACTTCCAACATCTGCACTTTCTGTGCAACGAGTAAATAATCTACAAGGATTCCAACCATATTCACATGACTATAGTAATTACTCTACTTTACCG TTATCGGGCGAGATAACGTATGCTGACTTATGTTTAACTCGCCCAACAACTTTATCAACATTAACAACTGATACAAAGTTGACGACGATAAGTGGAGATCATAGTTTAAGTACTATACAGAGTTATGGAAGTGGAATAAATATAGGTAGTAAACCATGCATAAAAGAAGGGACAATTTATGCCTGTATAGACCATAACTCTAAACCGTCGAAGGTTGACGTTTCTAACGCATCGTCATGTGCAATAACACCATTATCATCTAAgagtacgtttcaagaatgcaaCGTTTCAACAATAAATAGCAAACACCACCCTGCAAGAGAAGTTGTCACTGTTCGTACACCATTAATTTCGACCCAAGAAAGTTGTGTATAG
- the LOC143368617 gene encoding nephrin isoform X1, translated as MQCHVLAALIGLFSVVHAQGGPRTFSARPYRGGPTAAARAIIQGTAELPCDIRPPRPNDSAILVVWYKSDVTPIYSYDMRDKHSEKDSHWNDKDHLNDRALFRTTTEPATLNINHIEGRDEGEYRCRVDFAKSPTRNSRIHLTVIVPPQKPNIIDEHGKTIPTVAGPYEEGGDMKLQCLVSGGRPEPKVRWWRGEMLLDSKDEQGEFPALRRNTLTVRQLSRADLHAVFTCQASNNNISQPVSASVAIEMYLKPLNVMILSNDHAPLSADRIYDINCITIGSRPPAKLSWYMDGRKLNNCTEKVSPDGNMTSSTLLLKPTSLSHDKVIACRAENTKIQRDMAEDTWKLNVFFPPMLHLELGSNMNPDDIEEGDDVYFECKVNANPSPYKVVWKHNGNVIQNNAKNGVIVQQYGLALREVHRSQAGNYTCIASNVEGDGYSNNVELKIMYKPICVSEQKHIYGVTRYEDARVICRVEAYPPPDSFRWTFNNTEEMVDVPQARYKNSTRQTESVLIYRPVTEMDYGTVFCWASNTAGQQKNACVFHIIPAGKPESPYNCTLSNQTTESLSVECSAGFDGGQPQHFLLELFDQHTGKLQASIISKENVAFTVHDLESGKVLNMALYAVNAKGRSEPTILEGFTLKAAEKQTGTPIPFEITPLLGGLIGVVTALLLVTIAILAAMKIRSEKRTQRPSDLTKKKGTAPSAEDLYDTDDRNPDVVPINKGSDYQLTGSISGTPLATQNTPDGLPTSALSVQRVNNLQGFQPYSHDYSNYSTLPLSGEITYADLCLTRPTTLSTLTTDTKLTTISGDHSLSTIQSYGSGINIGSKPCIKEGTIYACIDHNSKPSKVDVSNASSCAITPLSSKSTFQECNVSTINSKHHPAREVVTVRTPLISTQESCV; from the exons gaccaacagcagcagcaagaGCGATTATTCAGGGTACAGCGGAATTGCCATGTGACATCCGTCCGCCACGTCCAAATGACTCGGCAATATTGGTAGTCTGGTACAAAAGCGATGTAACACCTATCTACAG ttACGATATGAGGGACAAGCATTCTGAGAAAGATTCTCATTGGAACGATAAAGACCATCTGAACGATCGAGCGTTGTTCAGGACAACCACAGAACCAGCTACCTTAAATATAAATCACATCGAAGGAAGAGATGAAGGTGAATACAGGTGTCGAGTAGATTTTGCTAAGAGCCCCACTAGAAATTCAAGGATCCATTTGACAGTGATAG TACCACCACAAAAACCAAATATTATTGATGAACATGGGAAAACTATACCAACAGTAGCAGGTCCATACGAAGAAGGCGGGGATATGAAATTGCAGTGCCTAGTCTCTGGTG GTCGCCCCGAACCAAAAGTAAGATGGTGGCGTGGGGAAATGCTTCTCGATTCCAAAGATGAACAAGGAGAATTCCCTGCTCTTCGAAGGAATACTCTTACAGTCAGACAACTCTCACGAGCTGATCTTCATGCAGTTTTTACATGCCAAGCCTCGAACAACAATATCAGTCAACCTGTATCTGCCTCCGTAGCTATCGAAATGTACC TGAAACCATTAAACGTGATGATACTTAGCAATGATCACGCGCCTCTCAGCGCTGATCGAATATATGATATAAACTGCATAACGATTGGTTCAAGACCACCAGCTAAATTATCCTGGTACATGGATGGAAGAAAATTGAATAACTGTACAGAAAAG gtGTCACCGGACGGCAACATGACGAGCTCGACGCTATTATTGAAACCAACGTCACTCAGTCATGACAAGGTAATTGCTTGTCGGGcggaaaatacgaaaattcaGCGGGATATGGCGGAGGACACATGGAAATTGAACGTTTTCT TTCCTCCAATGTTACACCTGGAGTTGGGCTCGAACATGAATCCAGATGATATTGAAGAAGGCGATGATGTCTATTTTGAATGTAAAGTGAATGCCAATCCCAGTCCTTATAAAGTAGTATGGAAACATAAT GGAAATGTCATTCAGAATAATGCAAAGAATGGTGTCATAGTGCAACAGTATGGTTTAGCTTTGAGGGAAGTCCATCGTTCCCAAGCTGGGAATTATACTTGTATTGCCAGCAATGTTGAGGGAGATGGTTATAGCAATAACGTCGAACTTAAGATTATGT ACAAACCTATATGCGTATCAGAGCAGAAGCATATCTATGGAGTAACACGTTATGAAGATGCTCGAGTAATATGCAGGGTTGAAGCATATCCACCACCAGATAGCTTCCGCTGGACTTTCAATAATACTGAAGAAATGGTAGATGTACCGcaagcgcgatataaaaattCGACGCGTCAAACTGAGAGCGTTCTCATATACCGACCAGTCACGGAAATGGATTATGGGACAGTATTTTGCTGGGCAAGTAACACTGCCGGTCAACAGAAGAATGCTTGCGTGTTTCATATTATCCCAGCAG GAAAGCCTGAATCCCCATACAATTGTACGTTGTCCAACCAGACAACTGAGTCACTCTCAGTGGAATGTTCTGCTGGTTTCGACGGCGGTCAGCCCCAGCATTTTCTGCTTGAACTTTTCGATCAACACACAGGAAAACTTCAAGCCAGCATCATATCCAAAGAAAATGTAGCCTTTACAGTTCATGATTTAGAATCAGGCAAAGTTCTCAATATGGCTTTGTATGCGGTGAACGCAAAAGGAAGAAGCGAGCCCACAATTTTGGAAGGATTTACTTTGAAAGCTGCGGAGAAGCAAACTG GCACTCCGATACCATTCGAGATCACTCCACTATTGGGGGGTTTGATCGGAGTGGTTACCGCATTGTTGTTGGTTACCATCGCTATCTTGGCAGCTATGAAAATCAGGAGTGAAAAAAGAACTCAAAGGCCAAGTGATTTAACCAAGAAAAAAGGCACCGCACCTAGTGCCGAAGATCTTTACGATACTGATGATAGAAACCCAGATGTTGTGCCAATAAATAAAG gttcagactaTCAATTGACGGGATCAATATCTGGCACTCCTTTGGCTACACAAAATACACCCGATGGACTTCCAACATCTGCACTTTCTGTGCAACGAGTAAATAATCTACAAGGATTCCAACCATATTCACATGACTATAGTAATTACTCTACTTTACCG TTATCGGGCGAGATAACGTATGCTGACTTATGTTTAACTCGCCCAACAACTTTATCAACATTAACAACTGATACAAAGTTGACGACGATAAGTGGAGATCATAGTTTAAGTACTATACAGAGTTATGGAAGTGGAATAAATATAGGTAGTAAACCATGCATAAAAGAAGGGACAATTTATGCCTGTATAGACCATAACTCTAAACCGTCGAAGGTTGACGTTTCTAACGCATCGTCATGTGCAATAACACCATTATCATCTAAgagtacgtttcaagaatgcaaCGTTTCAACAATAAATAGCAAACACCACCCTGCAAGAGAAGTTGTCACTGTTCGTACACCATTAATTTCGACCCAAGAAAGTTGTGTATAG